In Arthrobacter citreus, a single genomic region encodes these proteins:
- a CDS encoding TetR/AcrR family transcriptional regulator, translating to MPKVSDDYKERKRESLLESALKCFGEKGYHTTTMDDIVAYSKTSKGLIYNYFKSKEELYLTLMQERTVQTFEKINQRFQNISSPKDKLKELFQMYIEITLTEIWRNMIRVQLEFWINSARHENLQAIMIERYKNQYRLFLSEIIKQGIAEGEFKNNIDPDIISSLFWANIDGICLHYSVVEDDEIYKAQFKTIEEMIMSYILISK from the coding sequence ATGCCAAAAGTCTCAGATGATTATAAAGAACGCAAAAGAGAGAGTCTTCTTGAAAGTGCTTTAAAATGTTTTGGAGAAAAAGGATATCATACGACAACCATGGATGATATTGTTGCATATTCAAAAACGAGTAAAGGGTTAATTTATAATTATTTTAAAAGTAAGGAAGAGCTGTATTTGACTTTAATGCAAGAAAGAACAGTTCAAACATTTGAAAAAATTAATCAACGATTTCAAAATATTAGTTCACCAAAAGATAAGTTGAAAGAGCTATTTCAAATGTATATTGAAATTACTTTAACGGAAATATGGCGTAATATGATTAGAGTACAATTGGAGTTTTGGATTAATTCGGCTAGGCATGAAAACTTACAAGCGATCATGATTGAAAGATATAAAAATCAATATCGCTTATTTTTAAGTGAAATTATTAAACAAGGAATAGCAGAAGGTGAATTTAAGAATAATATCGATCCTGATATTATTTCAAGCTTGTTTTGGGCTAATATTGATGGCATCTGTTTACATTATTCGGTTGTAGAAGATGATGAAATTTACAAGGCGCAATTTAAAACAATTGAAGAAATGATTATGTCTTATATTTTAATTAGTAAATAA
- a CDS encoding MFS transporter, whose translation MGKKVYFLYTKAFSDIGSMMELVIMNAVIYSMTKSTTWLAAVLALRVCGGILTSLFSGVIADRYNRRKLMIFSDITRGISILFLCIFPSPTMIAIAAFVIGALGSFFSVSFSADLPQIFGEENILKINAFISRLAAISMVIGFLGSAFLSTVVNYRVIIGIDAISYFMSAFVLIFYKWENTVKNNGNKHWRQLIDDLKEVKTYVLVKPLLLLVFIVFLFQTFSASSHNVGVPILAEKISSEHATFYQGLIWGTWGIGGIISTWLIPKVSWLKQHYLFMYYGASVLTSLGFILFLSNQILWIVFLFAFFTGFFDNAAGTYFSTMIQKTENSIRGRIFGVANLLNRVGFTIGFVAASPLLSFITMPHLVWLFHGSLIIMIMSVIGYLLIKRKIKFNYDSIQNTENEIMVSK comes from the coding sequence GTGGGAAAGAAGGTTTACTTTTTATATACAAAAGCATTCTCAGATATAGGTAGTATGATGGAATTGGTTATCATGAATGCAGTAATCTATTCGATGACGAAAAGCACAACATGGCTAGCAGCAGTTCTAGCACTCCGTGTTTGTGGAGGGATTTTAACAAGTTTATTCTCTGGCGTAATTGCAGATCGATATAATCGAAGAAAGCTAATGATATTTAGTGATATTACTAGAGGTATTAGTATCTTATTTTTATGTATTTTCCCTTCGCCTACTATGATTGCAATTGCAGCATTTGTTATAGGTGCATTGGGAAGCTTTTTTTCAGTCAGCTTTAGTGCTGATTTACCACAGATATTTGGTGAAGAAAATATTTTGAAAATTAATGCATTTATTTCTCGGCTTGCTGCAATTAGTATGGTTATTGGATTTTTAGGATCAGCTTTCTTATCAACAGTAGTAAATTATCGAGTGATTATTGGAATTGATGCAATTTCATATTTCATGTCAGCTTTTGTTTTAATCTTTTATAAATGGGAAAATACAGTTAAAAATAATGGAAATAAACATTGGCGACAGTTGATTGACGATTTAAAAGAAGTGAAAACTTACGTACTGGTCAAACCACTATTATTATTAGTGTTCATTGTCTTTTTGTTTCAAACATTTTCAGCCAGTTCTCATAATGTTGGAGTACCTATTTTAGCAGAAAAAATAAGTTCAGAACATGCAACATTTTATCAAGGATTAATTTGGGGAACCTGGGGTATTGGAGGAATCATTTCGACTTGGTTGATTCCAAAGGTTTCGTGGTTAAAGCAACATTATTTATTTATGTATTACGGAGCATCAGTATTAACATCATTAGGATTCATTTTATTTTTATCTAATCAAATTTTATGGATTGTATTCTTATTTGCATTTTTCACAGGCTTTTTTGATAATGCAGCCGGAACTTACTTTTCAACAATGATTCAAAAAACTGAAAATTCAATAAGAGGAAGAATCTTCGGTGTAGCCAATTTATTAAATAGAGTAGGTTTTACAATTGGTTTTGTAGCGGCATCACCATTATTATCATTTATAACGATGCCACATCTAGTCTGGTTGTTTCATGGAAGCTTAATCATAATGATTATGTCTGTAATCGGTTACTTACTAATTAAGAGAAAAATCAAATTTAACTATGATTCTATTCAAAATACTGAAAATGAAATCATGGTTTCTAAATAA
- a CDS encoding GNAT family N-acetyltransferase, producing the protein METNLKNSIELEKINFFRCSEVDIDLAFQAFSIGFSDYMVKFEYSKEQFVNVFFGAEGNKLEHSFVAIHENEAVGVILGGIKTYENIKTMRCGTLAISPDYRGVGVSQKLFELHKEEAEKNGCKQLFLEVIVGNDRAINFYKKLGYEKIYDLSYFSKSDLTNLQQLQSQANAEINKVDFHHFKETFNKWDYHINWQNDIDYLEKLTNFSYYLAKVNNENIGALAINANGRISFLMVDKAYRHQKIATNLLQYAATELNLKAISTSIPNNNSLEGFMNKLEFKREKIAQYEMYKLI; encoded by the coding sequence ATGGAAACAAATTTGAAAAATAGTATAGAACTAGAGAAAATAAATTTTTTCAGATGTAGCGAAGTGGATATTGATTTAGCATTTCAAGCATTTTCAATTGGTTTTTCAGATTACATGGTTAAATTTGAGTACTCAAAGGAACAATTTGTTAATGTGTTTTTCGGAGCAGAAGGGAACAAACTTGAGCACTCGTTTGTAGCGATTCATGAAAATGAAGCAGTTGGAGTTATATTAGGTGGTATTAAAACCTATGAAAATATTAAAACAATGCGATGCGGAACATTGGCAATTAGTCCAGATTATAGAGGAGTAGGTGTCAGTCAGAAGTTATTTGAACTTCACAAAGAAGAAGCAGAGAAAAATGGATGTAAACAACTTTTCCTTGAAGTAATCGTTGGAAATGACCGCGCGATTAATTTCTATAAAAAACTAGGCTATGAAAAAATCTATGATCTTTCTTATTTCTCAAAATCTGATTTAACTAACTTGCAACAATTACAAAGCCAAGCAAATGCAGAGATCAATAAAGTCGATTTTCATCATTTTAAGGAAACCTTTAATAAATGGGATTACCATATAAACTGGCAAAATGATATTGATTATTTAGAAAAACTAACTAATTTTAGTTACTATTTAGCTAAAGTTAACAATGAAAACATAGGAGCATTGGCTATAAATGCAAATGGTAGAATAAGCTTTCTAATGGTAGATAAAGCATACCGCCATCAAAAAATAGCAACTAACTTATTACAATATGCAGCTACTGAACTAAATTTAAAAGCGATCTCAACATCAATCCCAAATAATAATAGCTTAGAAGGTTTTATGAATAAATTAGAATTTAAGAGAGAAAAAATAGCTCAATATGAGATGTATAAATTAATATAG
- a CDS encoding LrgB family protein: protein MKDFKSLLFILLTILCYILAKKMYAKFTYPLLIPIVTSTTVIILLLLKLHITYESYMLGGKWINLLLGPAVVSFAYPLFEHRATLKKYGMSVFISVFAGTVVGLLSGVYLSLWLGVKKVIILSLAAKSVTTPLAMGITSMIGGIPSLTVVYVMIAGISGTMFGPFILSKLKIDHPVSIGLSYGIASHGVGTAKAAEYGKLHQAISSIAMTLSAILASLLIPILIKIIIK from the coding sequence ATGAAGGACTTTAAGAGTTTGCTATTTATTCTATTAACCATTTTATGTTATATACTGGCTAAAAAAATGTACGCTAAATTTACTTATCCGTTATTAATTCCGATTGTAACCTCAACTACAGTTATTATCTTACTTCTTCTAAAACTTCATATTACTTATGAATCGTACATGCTTGGTGGTAAATGGATCAATTTGCTTTTAGGACCTGCAGTTGTTTCCTTTGCCTATCCATTATTTGAACACCGAGCAACACTAAAGAAATATGGTATGTCTGTATTCATTAGTGTATTTGCTGGAACAGTCGTTGGATTATTATCAGGTGTCTACTTATCGTTGTGGCTCGGAGTTAAAAAAGTGATTATACTTTCTTTAGCTGCAAAATCAGTTACTACCCCACTAGCTATGGGGATTACTTCAATGATTGGTGGCATTCCGTCTTTAACTGTTGTTTATGTAATGATTGCAGGTATATCTGGTACGATGTTTGGCCCATTTATTCTATCAAAGCTTAAAATAGACCACCCAGTTTCAATTGGTCTATCATATGGTATTGCATCTCATGGTGTTGGTACTGCTAAAGCCGCAGAATACGGGAAGTTACATCAAGCAATCAGTTCAATAGCAATGACATTAAGTGCAATTTTAGCTTCTTTACTGATTCCTATTTTAATCAAAATCATTATAAAATAA
- a CDS encoding CidA/LrgA family holin-like protein encodes MKFVQLIVQISFLYLLFFIGNLIQQYFHLMIPGSIIGMFLLFGILFIPFFNEKWIQNGSNFLSKHLTLLFIPATVGIMRYPSILNFHGFISIIIVLVSTAVVFSTSAYISSYLSTRTRKKQTEDLVIGRDTNEGL; translated from the coding sequence ATGAAATTTGTACAATTGATTGTTCAAATAAGTTTTTTATACTTATTATTTTTTATCGGAAATTTAATACAGCAATACTTTCATTTAATGATTCCGGGAAGTATTATTGGTATGTTTTTACTATTTGGTATACTATTTATTCCTTTTTTTAATGAAAAATGGATACAAAATGGAAGCAATTTTTTAAGTAAGCACTTAACTCTTTTATTTATTCCAGCAACAGTAGGAATCATGAGATATCCTTCCATCTTAAACTTTCATGGATTCATTTCTATTATTATTGTATTAGTCAGTACTGCAGTGGTATTTAGTACTTCAGCTTATATTAGTTCGTATCTTTCAACGAGAACCCGTAAAAAACAAACGGAAGATCTAGTGATTGGGAGGGATACGAATGAAGGACTTTAA
- a CDS encoding 3'-5' exonuclease, producing the protein MNSFVAFDFETANYNRHSICAAGFVFVEDGVIVDQVYSLINPEEEFYSMNISVHGIRPRDVQDAPLFPEFYETIKSKIDGKTLVAHNLPFDGYALKDNLSRYGVPSALNNLLCSLQLAKKVLPKQSRYSLDTLSNQFGILLDHHHHALADAEACAKIFLHLTKKYEISSFEELYDKTSIYHGQIHQFDYRSSLVKPKSKRKLEKNV; encoded by the coding sequence ATGAATTCATTTGTAGCGTTTGATTTTGAAACGGCAAATTACAATCGCCATAGCATTTGCGCTGCCGGTTTTGTATTTGTTGAAGATGGAGTTATTGTTGATCAAGTTTACTCACTTATTAATCCTGAAGAAGAATTTTATTCTATGAATATTTCTGTGCACGGAATTAGGCCAAGAGATGTTCAGGATGCACCGCTTTTCCCGGAATTTTATGAAACAATTAAAAGTAAAATTGATGGGAAAACACTAGTAGCACATAATTTACCGTTTGATGGTTATGCATTAAAAGATAATTTATCAAGATATGGGGTACCTTCAGCTTTAAACAATTTATTATGTTCACTTCAGCTTGCTAAAAAGGTGTTGCCAAAACAATCCCGTTATTCCTTAGATACTTTGTCAAACCAGTTTGGTATTTTATTAGATCACCATCACCATGCATTAGCAGATGCAGAAGCATGTGCTAAAATATTTCTACATTTAACGAAGAAATATGAAATCTCATCTTTTGAAGAGTTATACGATAAAACTTCAATTTACCATGGTCAAATTCATCAGTTTGACTATCGTTCATCTTTAGTAAAACCAAAATCGAAACGTAAATTGGAGAAAAATGTATGA
- the xth gene encoding exodeoxyribonuclease III, whose product MKLISWNVNGIRACVQKGFLDYFNEQNVDIFCIQETKCQEDQISLELDGYYQYWHSAVRKGYSGTAIFTKHQPLNVSYGFNGREEDIEGRVLTLEFEKFYMVNVYTPNSQRDLARLPIRLEWEDEFKHYLTKLDEQKPVILCGDLNVAHNEIDLANPKSNRKNSGFTEEERGKMSVLLENGFTDSFRFLNPTKEGSYTWWSYMAKVRERNIGWRIDYFIISNRLQTELINSEIHAEIMGSDHCPIMLTMKDSII is encoded by the coding sequence ATGAAATTAATATCATGGAATGTAAATGGAATTAGAGCATGTGTACAAAAAGGTTTTTTAGATTATTTTAATGAACAAAATGTAGATATTTTTTGTATTCAAGAAACGAAGTGCCAAGAAGATCAAATATCATTGGAGTTAGACGGTTATTATCAATATTGGCATTCGGCAGTTAGAAAAGGTTATTCAGGAACTGCAATTTTTACGAAACATCAACCATTAAATGTAAGTTATGGATTTAATGGAAGAGAAGAAGATATAGAAGGAAGAGTATTAACTTTAGAGTTTGAAAAATTTTATATGGTAAATGTTTATACGCCTAATTCACAACGAGATTTGGCAAGATTACCAATCAGATTAGAATGGGAAGATGAGTTTAAACATTATTTAACGAAACTTGATGAGCAAAAACCAGTCATTTTATGTGGAGACTTAAATGTTGCACATAATGAAATTGATTTGGCAAATCCAAAATCTAATCGTAAAAATTCGGGCTTTACTGAAGAAGAACGTGGGAAAATGTCTGTTTTATTAGAGAATGGATTTACAGATAGTTTTCGATTTTTAAATCCAACTAAAGAAGGTTCATATACTTGGTGGTCTTATATGGCAAAAGTACGTGAGCGAAATATTGGATGGCGTATTGATTATTTTATTATTTCAAATCGACTTCAAACTGAATTAATTAACTCAGAAATTCACGCCGAAATAATGGGCAGTGACCATTGTCCGATTATGTTGACGATGAAAGATTCGATTATTTAA
- a CDS encoding NUDIX hydrolase: protein MSLKWLQWAQRIQAISQAGLAFTKDPFDKERYEELRNISADILNQYSNLQFEEIEGLFANERGYPTPKVDVRGVVFKDGKILLVREKSENKWSLPGGFCDVGLSASENVVKEIFEESGYKVETKKLLAVLDMTKHAHPPQLYHYYKLFIQCEIVGGNSTTGIETSGIDFFDVGQLPELSLSRNTAAQIELMYEYYQNPLKETWFD from the coding sequence ATGAGTTTAAAGTGGCTACAATGGGCACAGCGAATCCAAGCAATTTCTCAAGCAGGATTGGCCTTTACGAAAGATCCTTTTGATAAAGAAAGATATGAAGAATTAAGAAATATTAGTGCGGATATTTTGAATCAATACTCTAACTTACAATTCGAAGAAATCGAGGGATTATTCGCTAATGAACGAGGTTATCCAACGCCTAAAGTTGATGTTAGAGGTGTCGTTTTTAAAGATGGGAAAATTTTATTAGTAAGAGAAAAAAGTGAGAATAAGTGGTCTTTACCTGGTGGTTTTTGTGATGTAGGCTTATCTGCTTCTGAAAATGTCGTAAAAGAAATTTTTGAGGAATCAGGCTACAAAGTTGAGACGAAGAAACTACTAGCAGTTTTAGATATGACCAAACATGCTCATCCGCCTCAGTTATATCACTATTACAAGCTATTTATCCAATGTGAAATTGTAGGTGGTAATTCTACTACTGGTATAGAAACGAGTGGAATTGATTTTTTTGATGTAGGTCAATTACCGGAACTTTCACTAAGCCGTAACACCGCTGCTCAAATCGAGTTAATGTATGAATACTATCAAAATCCTTTAAAAGAAACATGGTTTGATTAA
- a CDS encoding serine hydrolase, whose amino-acid sequence MKINTMNYEQLEDELIKERIATCIIYQYGEIKYKYYKNTKSETKLFKVNSVTKSVLSMLLGIAIDKGFIESVNTPISEFFPNIEPNKKELTIEHFLTMTAGYDWQEWGEWGGRPVPMINSKDWVQYVLEKEMVNSPGEKMIYDSGASQVLSAIIQIVTKEKLANFANKFLFEPLEITEFIWHEDSNGTNIGGFGLSLKPNDMLKLGILMLQNGKWNNKQIISCDWVSQSTKAKFHTYHHVGSYGYHWWVAENDEQKAVDSSIYFAMGYGGQCIIISPKQQLVAIFTSAKYIETNVPLKIFQKYFQSS is encoded by the coding sequence TTGAAAATAAATACAATGAATTATGAACAGTTAGAAGATGAACTAATAAAAGAGCGTATCGCTACATGCATCATCTATCAATATGGTGAAATTAAGTATAAATATTATAAAAATACGAAAAGTGAAACTAAATTATTTAAGGTTAATTCAGTGACTAAGAGTGTTTTATCTATGCTATTAGGAATTGCAATTGATAAAGGATTTATTGAAAGTGTAAACACACCAATTTCAGAATTCTTCCCAAATATAGAACCAAACAAAAAGGAGCTCACAATTGAACATTTTCTAACAATGACAGCAGGGTATGACTGGCAAGAATGGGGAGAATGGGGTGGTAGACCTGTCCCGATGATTAATAGTAAGGACTGGGTACAATATGTTTTAGAGAAAGAAATGGTCAATAGTCCGGGAGAAAAAATGATTTATGACTCTGGAGCTTCACAAGTACTTAGTGCAATTATTCAGATTGTAACGAAAGAAAAATTAGCTAATTTCGCAAATAAATTTTTATTTGAACCATTAGAAATAACTGAATTTATTTGGCACGAGGATTCAAACGGAACTAATATCGGTGGGTTTGGTTTAAGTTTAAAACCGAATGACATGCTAAAACTTGGAATCTTAATGCTTCAAAATGGAAAATGGAATAATAAACAGATTATTTCTTGTGATTGGGTATCACAGTCTACAAAAGCGAAATTTCATACATATCATCATGTAGGTTCATATGGATATCATTGGTGGGTAGCTGAAAATGATGAGCAAAAAGCAGTTGATTCTTCTATTTATTTTGCTATGGGATATGGAGGGCAATGTATCATTATTTCACCAAAACAACAATTGGTTGCTATTTTTACGAGTGCAAAATATATTGAAACAAATGTCCCGTTAAAAATTTTCCAAAAGTATTTTCAATCATCTTAA
- a CDS encoding rhomboid family intramembrane serine protease, whose amino-acid sequence MMFLVTEDFKTFIKKYPITTVMVGICSILVIITTFTGGYTIQNIINLGGYEHELVNQGEIWRLFTYAFMHGSYAHFFMNMTFMIILGRPLERVLGSLKFLLFYLTTVIITGLIINFFYTPNTVETGASGVGYAFLGMYLFITLFRKNMLFSDDRKFVITFLGIGLLSSLIIPSTSLTGHLAGLIIGFIITPIVLNKASSFQNSVNV is encoded by the coding sequence TTGATGTTTTTAGTGACAGAAGACTTCAAAACATTTATTAAGAAATATCCAATAACAACTGTTATGGTTGGCATATGTTCTATATTGGTAATCATTACGACATTTACAGGAGGATATACGATTCAAAACATCATCAATTTAGGTGGATATGAGCACGAATTAGTTAATCAAGGTGAAATTTGGCGACTTTTTACATATGCGTTTATGCACGGCAGCTACGCACATTTTTTTATGAATATGACTTTTATGATTATATTAGGCAGACCACTTGAAAGAGTACTAGGCTCTTTAAAGTTTTTACTTTTTTATTTAACAACCGTCATTATTACGGGTCTTATTATTAATTTTTTCTATACGCCAAATACAGTTGAAACAGGCGCATCTGGCGTTGGATATGCGTTTTTAGGAATGTATTTATTTATTACTTTATTTCGAAAAAACATGCTATTTTCAGATGATCGCAAGTTTGTCATTACTTTTTTAGGAATTGGGCTACTTTCTTCATTAATCATTCCATCGACAAGTCTAACAGGTCACTTAGCAGGATTGATAATTGGTTTTATAATAACGCCTATAGTATTAAATAAAGCCTCAAGTTTTCAAAATTCAGTCAATGTTTAA
- a CDS encoding lysine--tRNA ligase — protein MHWAYKIANEIIEKYPNQETYVCASGISPSGSVHIGNFREIITTYFVVKALKNLGKKTRFIFSWDDFDRFRKVPNNIDPSFSKYIRQSYSSIPDPYGCHSSFAEHFEKEFENALTDFGIEIEFIYQSKEYSSGRYKNEIIHALETRKEIYDILIRFKTNVPTEQERNEFYPITLYCENCEKDDTKITEYNSKNKILYYSCSCGYSNLLNVNDARNIKLNWKIDWAMRWMKEGVVFEPGGRDHSSETGSYNVSKEIAKTIFNFDAPHYAPYEFIGIKGQNKKMSSSTGNLITPAELLKVYLPEIILFMFARYKPTASFNIGLDEDVIKNYSEFERYKANFMNRTLHDLDILQSIEFAHNDAIETDFPKFNHIASILPLVNYNVDLLQNIFENNGETYPVEKIHKISQLAEYWIKKYYPQKHIIVNQQQATEYYHSLTKQQQNWLTVLCDQILQNESTETLMKELYSICYHEDKKIMKTNQKYFFTMIYQLVLNRPSGPPIPLLFEAVSKNELITLLKFH, from the coding sequence ATGCATTGGGCATATAAAATCGCAAATGAAATAATTGAAAAATATCCAAATCAAGAAACCTATGTTTGTGCTTCAGGCATTAGCCCATCTGGTTCCGTTCACATAGGAAATTTTCGTGAGATTATTACAACCTATTTTGTCGTTAAAGCATTAAAAAATTTAGGTAAAAAAACAAGATTTATCTTTTCTTGGGATGACTTTGATCGATTCAGAAAAGTCCCAAATAATATTGATCCCTCTTTTAGTAAATATATTAGACAATCGTATTCAAGTATTCCTGATCCGTATGGGTGTCACTCTTCATTTGCTGAACACTTTGAGAAAGAATTTGAAAATGCTTTGACTGATTTTGGAATTGAGATTGAGTTTATATACCAAAGTAAAGAATACAGTTCTGGGCGTTATAAAAATGAAATTATTCACGCACTTGAAACAAGAAAAGAAATCTATGACATTTTAATTAGGTTCAAAACAAATGTTCCAACTGAACAAGAACGAAATGAATTTTATCCAATCACACTTTATTGTGAAAATTGCGAGAAAGATGACACGAAGATTACTGAATATAATAGTAAAAACAAAATTTTATATTATTCATGTAGCTGTGGTTATTCAAATCTTTTAAATGTAAATGATGCACGGAATATTAAATTAAACTGGAAAATTGATTGGGCAATGAGATGGATGAAAGAAGGTGTCGTTTTTGAACCCGGTGGTAGGGATCATTCGTCTGAGACGGGTAGCTATAATGTATCCAAAGAAATAGCGAAAACAATTTTTAATTTTGACGCCCCCCACTATGCTCCTTACGAATTTATTGGCATTAAAGGGCAAAATAAAAAAATGTCAAGTTCGACTGGGAATCTGATTACACCAGCTGAATTGCTGAAAGTTTATTTACCTGAAATAATCCTATTTATGTTTGCAAGATACAAACCAACTGCATCATTCAATATAGGTCTTGATGAAGATGTTATTAAAAACTATTCTGAATTTGAAAGATATAAAGCAAATTTTATGAATCGCACTTTGCATGACCTAGATATTCTTCAGTCCATTGAATTTGCACATAATGATGCGATTGAGACCGATTTCCCTAAATTTAATCACATTGCAAGCATTCTACCTTTAGTGAATTATAATGTAGATTTATTACAAAATATTTTTGAAAATAATGGTGAAACTTATCCAGTTGAAAAAATTCATAAAATCAGTCAACTGGCTGAATATTGGATAAAAAAATATTATCCTCAAAAACATATTATTGTTAATCAACAACAAGCAACGGAATATTATCATTCTTTAACTAAACAACAACAGAATTGGTTAACTGTTTTATGTGATCAAATTTTACAAAATGAAAGCACAGAGACTTTAATGAAAGAATTATATTCAATTTGCTACCATGAAGATAAAAAAATAATGAAAACAAATCAAAAATATTTTTTCACAATGATCTACCAGCTAGTTTTAAATAGACCTAGCGGACCACCAATCCCTTTGTTATTTGAGGCAGTTAGTAAAAATGAACTAATTACTTTACTAAAATTTCATTAA
- a CDS encoding DegV family protein, which yields MNVKIITDSAADLPKEIIEEYNIDVIPLRVYSEDEKEFFDGVTLDSKTLFNEMRNGKVFKTSLPSYENIYNTFIKYAKENTSCIYIAFSSELSGTYQSTVMVKNELKEEFPDFDLEIFDTKGASIGQGLIAVNAAKLASSGATKEEVVLNIKNNIQHIEHIFTVDDLQYLVRGGRLSKVAGFVGNLLNIKPILHVEDGKLIPLEKIRGSKKVLKRILEIMESRGTNLSGQIIGISHGDDLDKAIEVKNAVAEAFGSKEFVINSIGSAIGAHAGPGTLAIFFMNENKQ from the coding sequence ATGAATGTAAAAATCATAACAGATAGTGCGGCTGATTTGCCTAAAGAAATAATTGAGGAATACAATATTGATGTGATTCCTCTAAGAGTTTATTCGGAAGATGAAAAAGAATTCTTTGATGGTGTAACATTAGATTCAAAAACTTTATTTAATGAAATGCGCAATGGAAAAGTATTTAAAACTTCACTTCCTTCATACGAGAATATTTATAATACATTTATTAAATATGCAAAAGAAAATACGTCGTGTATATATATCGCTTTTTCGTCTGAACTTTCAGGTACATATCAATCAACGGTAATGGTAAAAAATGAGCTGAAGGAAGAATTTCCTGACTTTGATTTAGAGATTTTTGATACAAAAGGTGCTTCGATTGGACAAGGGTTAATTGCAGTTAATGCAGCAAAACTAGCAAGTAGCGGTGCAACGAAAGAAGAAGTTGTTTTGAATATAAAAAATAATATTCAACATATTGAGCATATTTTCACTGTCGATGACTTACAGTATTTAGTGCGTGGTGGTCGCTTAAGTAAAGTTGCAGGATTTGTTGGGAATTTATTAAATATTAAACCGATCTTACACGTTGAAGATGGGAAACTAATTCCACTGGAAAAAATTAGAGGTTCTAAAAAAGTGTTGAAAAGAATTCTTGAAATTATGGAATCAAGAGGAACAAATTTATCGGGTCAAATTATTGGTATATCTCATGGGGACGATTTAGATAAAGCCATCGAGGTAAAAAATGCAGTGGCCGAAGCGTTTGGAAGTAAGGAATTTGTCATTAATTCAATTGGATCAGCAATTGGCGCACATGCAGGTCCAGGTACATTGGCTATATTTTTTATGAATGAAAACAAACAATAA
- a CDS encoding DUF3243 domain-containing protein → MSILDNWDQWKDFLGDRLEATGEKGVGEGAINEMAYRLGNYLANEVEPKNAEEQILKDLWNVADEQEQHTIAGLMMKYVKNK, encoded by the coding sequence ATGTCAATTTTAGATAACTGGGATCAATGGAAAGATTTTTTAGGTGATCGTTTAGAAGCAACAGGCGAAAAAGGTGTTGGAGAAGGCGCTATTAATGAAATGGCATATCGCTTAGGAAATTATTTAGCAAATGAAGTTGAGCCTAAAAATGCAGAAGAACAAATCTTAAAAGACCTTTGGAATGTTGCAGATGAACAAGAGCAACATACAATTGCAGGCTTAATGATGAAGTACGTTAAAAACAAATAA